From Gemmatimonadaceae bacterium:
CTTTTCGCGCTGGGCGTACTAGGGTGCTCACCCGCATCTGGACGTGAGAGTGCAACGCTTCGCCTCTGGGCGATGGGCCGGGAAGGCGAAGTAGTCTCGGAGCTCATTCCGGCGTTCGAGCGTCAGAACCCCGGAATAAAGGTGCAGGTACAGCAGATCCCGTGGTCTGCAGCGCATGAAAAGCTCCTCACTGCATACGTCGGGGAAGCGACTCCGGACATTGCGATGCTGGGCAATACCTGGGTGCCGGAGTTCGTCGCACTCGATGCACTCGAACCTCTCGACGCGCGCGTTGCCCGCTCGAGCGACGTCGTTCGATCCGATTATTTCCCCGGCATCTGGAGTACTAACGTGGTGGATGGCATCACGTACGCAGTGCCCTGGTACGTCGACACCCGCGTGCTTTTTTATCGCACTGATCTACTGGCGAAAGCCGGATATGATCGCATGCCCACGACCTGGGCCGAGTGGCGTACCGCAATGGTGCGTCTCAAGTCCGGTATGAGCGCGCGCCAGTATCCGCTCCTGATCCCCATCACCGAATGGCCGCCCCCGGTGATTCTGGGACTGCAGGCCGGATCGACACTTCTGCGCGACGATGGGACCTACGGGGCGTTTTCACAACCTCAGTTCAAAAAGGCATTTGACTTTTACGTCGGCCTTTACCGGGATGGGCTTGCGCCAGCTCTGAGCGGCTCCGAGATCTCGAACCTCTACCAGGAGTTCGAACGCGGCAACATCGCCATGTATATCAGCGGACCGTGGCAGATTGGAGAATTTACCAACCGCCTTCCGAAGTCTCTCCAGGATAAGTGGATGACCGCGCCGCTCCCGGGGATCGATGGTCCGGGGGTGTCACTCGCCGGGGGTGCGAGCCTTTCTCTCTTCCGCCGCTCTACAAACAAGGAGCAGGCGTGGAAGCTGATGGAGTATCTCTCGCGCCCAGAGATACAACTCCAGTTCTACAAGCTGACTGGCGATCTGCCCGCGAGACGGTCGACGTGGCGCGACTCCTCGCTTGCGGGCAATCGCCACACGCGCGCATTCAGGGAGCAGCTCGACCGAGTCGTGCCTACCCCCCTTGTTCCCGAATGGGAACAGATCGCGACGAAGGTGTTCGAGCACGGTGAGCAGGCAATCCGCGGCCGGAAATCCGTCGAGAAAGCCCTTGCCGCACTCGACAGCGATGTAAATGGAATCCTCAGGAAGCGGCGCTGGCTGATGGAAAAACAGCAAGCGGGCAGCAGGTAGTGGCGACAGCGACGGCAGGACGCCTTCGGATTCCCTCGGAGGCGAACACAGCGGCCTGGTTCTTTCTCGCACCGGCGTTCGCGCTGATTGGCATCTTTTTCTTTCTGCCCGTCGCCGCCGCAATGCTGCTCAGCCTTACCGACTTCGATCTCTACGGAATCGCCAATCCGGGCAACACGAGGTTCGTCGGCTTCGAGAACTATTCCCGTCTCCTCCGCACCCCCGATTTCTGGCTGGCGCTGAGAAACACTTTCTATTTCGCTTTCGTCGGAGGTCCGCTCACGATCGCGGTTTCACTTGGCGCCGCTCTCCTGCTCAGCTCGAAACTCGTTCGATTCAAGGGCGTGTTCCGCACCATCTACTTCACCCCTTTCGTCACAACCCTCGTTGCCGTTGCGATCGTCTGGCGATACCTGTACCACTCGCGCTACGGATTCTTCAACTACGCCCTTTCGTACATCGGCGTGGATCCGATCGACTGGCTTGGCGATCCGCACTGGGCGATGCCCGCAATAATTCTCATGGCGGTGTGGAAGAGCTTCGGATACAACATGCTCATCTTCATCGCCGGACTTCAGGCCATTCCCGAGGAGCTTTACGACGCTGCCGCAATCGATGGGGCCAGCCCGTTCCGCCGCTTCTGGAGCATCACACTGCCGATGCTTTCGCCGACACTGGTTTTCGTAACGGTCATCACAATGATCGGCTACTTCCAGTTGTTCGCCGAGC
This genomic window contains:
- a CDS encoding sugar ABC transporter substrate-binding protein, with the translated sequence MGGSISNSRRGARVRIALALFALGVLGCSPASGRESATLRLWAMGREGEVVSELIPAFERQNPGIKVQVQQIPWSAAHEKLLTAYVGEATPDIAMLGNTWVPEFVALDALEPLDARVARSSDVVRSDYFPGIWSTNVVDGITYAVPWYVDTRVLFYRTDLLAKAGYDRMPTTWAEWRTAMVRLKSGMSARQYPLLIPITEWPPPVILGLQAGSTLLRDDGTYGAFSQPQFKKAFDFYVGLYRDGLAPALSGSEISNLYQEFERGNIAMYISGPWQIGEFTNRLPKSLQDKWMTAPLPGIDGPGVSLAGGASLSLFRRSTNKEQAWKLMEYLSRPEIQLQFYKLTGDLPARRSTWRDSSLAGNRHTRAFREQLDRVVPTPLVPEWEQIATKVFEHGEQAIRGRKSVEKALAALDSDVNGILRKRRWLMEKQQAGSR
- a CDS encoding sugar ABC transporter permease, translated to MATATAGRLRIPSEANTAAWFFLAPAFALIGIFFFLPVAAAMLLSLTDFDLYGIANPGNTRFVGFENYSRLLRTPDFWLALRNTFYFAFVGGPLTIAVSLGAALLLSSKLVRFKGVFRTIYFTPFVTTLVAVAIVWRYLYHSRYGFFNYALSYIGVDPIDWLGDPHWAMPAIILMAVWKSFGYNMLIFIAGLQAIPEELYDAAAIDGASPFRRFWSITLPMLSPTLVFVTVITMIGYFQLFAEPYVMTQGGPLRSTTSVVLLMYEEGFRWWRMGYAAAIAFVLFIVILLATLVQFRLQKERA